The proteins below are encoded in one region of Segatella copri:
- the ettA gene encoding energy-dependent translational throttle protein EttA, with product MATVDDKKIIFSMVGVSKIIPQNQKQILKNIYLSFFYGAKIGIIGLNGAGKSTLMKIIAGLEQPTQGEVVWSPGYSVGYLPQDPPLDENKTVKENVMEGVQKIYDALAEYEDINNKFGLEEYYGDPDKMDKLMQRQAEVQDIIDATDAWNIDSKLERAMAALHCPPGDWPVTNLSGGERRRVALCRLLLQKPDVLLLDEPTNHLDAESIDWLEQHLQQYEGTVIAVTHDRYFLDDVSEWILELDRGEGIPWKGNYSSWLDQKTKRMIQEEKTASKRRKTLERELEWVRMAPKARQAKGKARLNSYEQMLNQEQKEREEKLEIFIPNGPRLGNKVIEAQHVKKAFGEKVLFNDLNFILPPNGIVGVIGPNGAGKTTLFRLIMGLDQADGGTFEVGETVKLAYVDQQHKDIDPQKTVYEVISQGNETLRLGGRDVNARAYISRFNFSGTDQSKLCSVLSGGERNRLQLALALKQEGNVLLLDEPTNDIDVNTLRALEEGLEAFAGCAVVISHDRWFLDRICTHILAFEGNGEVFFFEGSYSEYEINKARRLGDTEIKKGRYRKLMEE from the coding sequence ATGGCAACAGTTGACGACAAGAAGATCATCTTCTCAATGGTGGGCGTATCTAAGATTATCCCACAAAACCAGAAACAGATTCTGAAGAACATCTACCTATCGTTCTTCTACGGAGCAAAAATCGGTATCATCGGTTTGAACGGTGCCGGTAAATCTACGTTGATGAAAATCATCGCAGGACTTGAGCAACCTACCCAGGGTGAGGTGGTTTGGAGCCCAGGCTACTCTGTGGGCTACTTGCCTCAGGATCCTCCGCTCGACGAGAACAAGACCGTGAAGGAAAACGTGATGGAGGGTGTGCAGAAAATCTATGATGCACTCGCAGAATACGAGGACATCAACAATAAGTTCGGTCTCGAAGAATATTACGGAGACCCTGATAAGATGGACAAGCTGATGCAGCGTCAGGCTGAGGTGCAGGATATCATTGATGCAACCGATGCCTGGAACATCGACTCCAAGCTGGAGCGTGCGATGGCTGCCCTACACTGTCCTCCTGGCGATTGGCCTGTTACCAATCTCTCGGGTGGTGAGCGCCGCCGTGTGGCCCTCTGCCGCCTGCTCCTGCAGAAGCCGGATGTACTCCTGCTTGATGAGCCTACCAACCACCTGGATGCTGAGAGCATCGACTGGCTGGAGCAGCACCTGCAGCAGTATGAGGGTACGGTAATCGCCGTAACCCACGACCGCTACTTCCTCGACGACGTGAGCGAGTGGATTCTGGAGTTGGATCGTGGCGAAGGTATTCCATGGAAGGGCAACTATTCTTCATGGCTCGACCAGAAGACCAAGCGAATGATTCAGGAGGAGAAGACTGCCTCTAAGCGCCGCAAGACATTGGAGCGCGAGTTGGAATGGGTTCGCATGGCACCTAAGGCCCGTCAGGCTAAGGGTAAGGCTCGTCTGAACTCTTACGAGCAGATGCTCAACCAGGAGCAGAAGGAGCGCGAGGAGAAGCTGGAGATCTTCATCCCTAACGGTCCTCGTCTGGGTAACAAGGTTATCGAGGCGCAGCATGTAAAGAAGGCGTTCGGCGAAAAGGTTCTCTTCAACGACCTCAACTTCATTCTTCCTCCTAACGGCATCGTAGGTGTAATCGGTCCTAACGGAGCCGGCAAGACTACCCTCTTCCGCCTCATTATGGGCTTGGATCAGGCAGATGGCGGCACATTCGAGGTGGGTGAGACCGTGAAGCTGGCTTATGTTGACCAGCAGCACAAGGACATCGACCCTCAGAAGACTGTTTACGAGGTGATTTCTCAGGGCAACGAAACCTTGCGTCTGGGTGGCAGAGATGTGAATGCACGTGCTTACATCAGCCGCTTCAACTTCTCGGGCACCGACCAGAGCAAGCTCTGCAGCGTTCTCTCGGGTGGTGAGCGTAACCGTCTGCAGTTGGCATTGGCATTGAAGCAGGAAGGCAATGTTTTGCTCCTCGATGAGCCTACCAACGACATCGACGTGAACACCCTCCGTGCCTTGGAGGAAGGTTTAGAGGCATTTGCCGGTTGTGCGGTGGTAATCAGCCACGACCGCTGGTTCCTCGACCGAATCTGTACCCACATTCTTGCCTTCGAGGGCAATGGTGAGGTCTTCTTCTTCGAGGGCAGCTATTCTGAATATGAAATCAACAAGGCGCGCCGCCTGGGCGATACAGAAATCAAGAAGGGTCGCTACCGCAAGTTGATGGAGGAATAA
- a CDS encoding DUF4465 domain-containing protein: MMKKYFYLLALVCATSFFTACSDDDDDNTPKYETITFEGSNWNALIDNAQYGGKKLYGESGSGFTEDNGVYEWTDATTSLHSKINGADYGHGMSWAYWNGGAAVSNYHSTIAEGTSNTQLSIPADLAAHSGSNFLMIYGSPVLDFKDGKAHTMKGLWITNGTYFLNVMANGDGFCAKAKSSTQISVVFEGFKADGTTSTGTVKYTVQNGTNSLKSWQYVDLSSLGEISSLKVNYEASEDMKGKYGYNAPAYIAVDDVEIYK; encoded by the coding sequence ATGATGAAAAAGTATTTTTATTTGTTGGCACTTGTGTGTGCCACTAGTTTCTTCACAGCATGTAGTGACGACGACGATGACAACACTCCTAAGTATGAGACCATCACTTTCGAGGGTAGTAACTGGAATGCATTGATTGATAATGCTCAGTATGGTGGAAAGAAGCTCTATGGAGAGAGTGGTAGCGGCTTTACAGAGGATAATGGTGTGTATGAGTGGACTGATGCTACAACTTCTTTGCATTCAAAGATAAATGGTGCAGATTATGGTCATGGCATGTCTTGGGCTTATTGGAATGGCGGTGCTGCTGTTTCTAACTATCACAGTACCATTGCGGAAGGTACATCTAATACACAGCTTTCTATTCCTGCAGATCTTGCAGCTCACTCTGGCAGCAACTTCTTGATGATTTATGGTTCTCCTGTTCTTGACTTTAAGGATGGTAAGGCTCACACCATGAAAGGCCTTTGGATTACCAATGGTACTTACTTCCTCAATGTGATGGCTAATGGCGATGGCTTCTGTGCAAAGGCTAAAAGTTCTACCCAAATCTCTGTTGTGTTCGAAGGTTTCAAGGCTGATGGTACTACATCTACAGGTACAGTTAAGTACACAGTTCAGAATGGTACAAACTCTTTGAAGAGCTGGCAGTATGTTGATCTCTCTTCTCTTGGCGAGATTAGCAGCTTGAAGGTAAACTATGAGGCTTCAGAAGATATGAAGGGGAAGTATGGTTATAATGCGCCTGCTTATATAGCTGTAGATGACGTAGAAATCTATAAGTAA
- a CDS encoding YncE family protein — translation MKDKIYHQPNLAKSWFLALLCFLALCMQSCRDSDTVISSEPEDTGSKAEKGDVMGLYLLNQGNMGSNKATLDYLDLSGDNSENVIYHRNIYSERNPNEIKELGDVGNDIKIYGSKLWMVINCSNKVEVADAYTCKKVAKIDIPNCRYLAFDGGFAYVSAYVAPVNMRQDAEVGAVYKVDTLTMKVVDKVTVGYQPDELAVVHGKLYVANSGGYRNPNYDRTVSVIDLTTFKEERKIDVAINLHRCRADKYGQLWVSSRGDYKEVPSRLYWLKPNAAGQMEKGGELEVPVSNMCIVGDSLYYIGVQWNETSKKNSIEYGIVNVSQHKVIAHSLSSAPEIQSIEMPYGIIVNPQKKDFYLMDAKNYVSSGELLHFKADGTFDWRVWTGDIPAEASFVYRKPQLSSSDPSQPAEEYSKYILAVDEYMPAPGQFINTLPQYEEGDDAKTMARKCTEAIGGDKGGLVSLGAYGGYITFHFDHSIANVKGEKDLYIKGNAFKDNSEPGIVMVSQDVNGNGLPDDPWYELSGSADVDSVGKVVHGYEITYTKDAMQDIPWTDNQGKSGVVNRNTFHAQEYFPLWLSSPLRFEGTLLPRNGHDTSGTGTHWICDAFRYGYVDNVSNSDIDGCSFDISWAVDKNRKSVALDHIDFVRVYSAQNQMCGWLGETSTEVSGAEDLHLQKSISAKSRKR, via the coding sequence ATGAAGGATAAGATATATCATCAACCCAATCTGGCGAAGTCTTGGTTCTTAGCCTTGCTTTGTTTTCTGGCTCTATGTATGCAGTCGTGTCGGGATAGCGACACCGTCATCTCATCTGAGCCTGAGGATACAGGCAGTAAGGCAGAGAAGGGCGATGTCATGGGACTCTACTTGCTCAACCAGGGCAATATGGGCAGCAACAAGGCTACCCTCGACTATCTGGATTTGTCGGGTGATAATAGTGAAAACGTCATTTATCATCGCAACATCTACTCTGAACGCAATCCTAACGAGATTAAGGAACTGGGTGATGTTGGCAATGATATCAAGATATATGGCTCCAAACTGTGGATGGTCATCAACTGCTCCAACAAGGTGGAGGTGGCAGATGCCTATACTTGCAAAAAAGTAGCGAAGATAGACATCCCCAACTGTCGATACCTTGCCTTTGATGGGGGATTTGCCTATGTGAGTGCCTATGTGGCTCCTGTGAATATGCGCCAGGATGCCGAAGTGGGAGCTGTTTATAAGGTGGACACGCTGACCATGAAGGTAGTGGACAAGGTGACGGTGGGCTATCAGCCCGATGAATTGGCTGTTGTGCATGGCAAACTGTATGTTGCCAACAGTGGCGGTTATCGCAATCCCAACTACGATCGTACGGTGAGCGTCATCGACCTCACGACCTTTAAGGAGGAGCGGAAGATTGATGTGGCAATCAACTTGCATCGCTGTCGTGCCGATAAGTATGGACAGCTATGGGTGAGTTCCCGAGGCGACTACAAGGAGGTGCCTTCACGATTGTATTGGCTCAAGCCTAATGCTGCAGGGCAGATGGAAAAGGGAGGTGAACTGGAAGTGCCGGTCTCCAACATGTGTATCGTGGGCGATTCACTATATTATATAGGTGTGCAGTGGAATGAGACTTCAAAGAAAAATTCGATAGAGTATGGTATCGTGAATGTCAGCCAACACAAGGTAATTGCTCATTCCTTGTCTAGTGCTCCGGAGATACAATCCATCGAGATGCCATACGGCATCATCGTCAATCCTCAGAAGAAAGATTTCTACCTGATGGATGCTAAAAATTACGTATCAAGTGGCGAATTGCTTCATTTCAAGGCAGACGGCACCTTCGACTGGCGAGTATGGACAGGTGATATTCCGGCTGAGGCTTCGTTTGTTTATCGCAAACCTCAGTTGTCATCGTCGGATCCGAGCCAACCAGCCGAGGAGTATAGCAAGTATATCTTGGCGGTGGACGAGTATATGCCCGCACCGGGACAGTTCATCAACACCCTGCCTCAGTATGAGGAGGGTGACGATGCTAAGACGATGGCAAGGAAATGTACCGAAGCCATCGGCGGTGACAAGGGTGGTTTGGTGAGCCTGGGTGCCTATGGTGGTTACATCACCTTTCATTTCGATCATTCTATAGCGAATGTGAAAGGTGAGAAAGACCTTTACATCAAGGGCAATGCTTTCAAGGACAATAGTGAGCCTGGCATCGTGATGGTGTCGCAGGATGTGAATGGCAATGGTTTGCCCGACGATCCTTGGTATGAACTTTCGGGTAGTGCTGATGTTGACAGTGTGGGCAAGGTGGTACATGGCTATGAGATAACCTATACCAAGGATGCCATGCAAGATATTCCGTGGACAGACAATCAGGGCAAGAGTGGAGTTGTTAATCGCAACACTTTTCATGCCCAGGAATATTTCCCTTTGTGGCTGTCAAGTCCATTGCGTTTCGAGGGTACCCTTTTGCCACGTAATGGTCATGATACCAGCGGCACTGGAACCCATTGGATTTGTGATGCCTTCCGATATGGATATGTTGACAATGTGAGCAATAGCGACATCGATGGCTGTAGCTTCGATATTTCATGGGCAGTTGATAAGAATCGCAAGTCAGTGGCACTCGACCACATCGACTTCGTGAGAGTGTATAGTGCACAGAATCAAATGTGTGGTTGGCTTGGTGAGACTTCCACAGAAGTGAGTGGGGCTGAGGACCTGCATCTACAGAAGTCAATCAGTGCCAAGAGTAGAAAGAGATAA